The following proteins are co-located in the Solanum pennellii chromosome 1, SPENNV200 genome:
- the LOC107011850 gene encoding iron-sulfur cluster co-chaperone protein HscB, mitochondrial, which produces MLRKKLRISTPFLQRLLLGRREIVISSKTQFDFPSISPKVEQFPQFIQSRKLNFLRKDLGFSGRTLFSTEAAQKFSCWNCCNGVSSNTTPFLVCNACGCVQPVDQSVDYFQIFGLEKKYEIEGENLERKYKDWQRKLHPDLVHTKSQKEREYAAEQSARVIDAYRTLTDPLSRAIYILKLEGVHVDEEEKIDDVELLTEMLEIRETVDEANDSQELKQIQGQIQGKFEQSSNSFADAFQSRKYEEALAAIRRMTYYKRANEEIVRKL; this is translated from the exons atgttGAGGAAGAAGCTGAGAATTTCAACACCCTTTTTACAAAGATTATTATTGGGAAGAAGGGAAATAGTGATTTCTTCTAAAACCCAATTCGATTTTCCATCAATTTCTCCAAAAGTTGAGCAATTTCCTCAATTTATACAATCTAGAAAGCTTAATTTTCTTAGAAAAGATTTGGGTTTTTCTGGGAGAACCCTTTTTAGCACTGAAGCTGCTCAAAAATTTTCTTGCTGGAATTGTTGTAATGGGGTTTCTTCAAATACGACACCGTTTCTTGTTTGCAATGCTTGTGGCTGTGTACAACCTGTAGATCAATCTGTTGATTATTTCCAGATTTTTGGACT GGAGAAGAAGTATGAAATTGAGGGGGAGAATCTAGAGCGCAAGTATAAAGACTGGCAGAGGAAGCTACATCCGGACTTGGTTCACACGAAATCTCAG AAAGAAAGGGAGTATGCTGCTGAACAATCTGCTCGTGTCATTGATGCTTACCGCACACTAACTGATCCATTGTCAAGGGCAATATACATT CTGAAGTTGGAAGGTGTGCATGTGGATGAAGAGGAGAAGATTGATGACGTAGAGTTGCTGACTGAG ATGCTGGAAATCAGAGAAACTGTTGACGAAGCTAATGACTCACAGGAACTTAAACAAATTCAGGGGCAG ATACAAGGAAAGTTCGAACAATCATCCAACTCTTTTGCAGACGCCTTCCAAAGTAGAAAGTATGAAGAAGCTTTGGCTGCAATTCGAAGGATGACTTACTACAAGCGCGCAAACGAAGAGATAGTGAGAAAGCTCTAG
- the LOC107015043 gene encoding putative pentatricopeptide repeat-containing protein At5g06400, mitochondrial, whose amino-acid sequence MFQSRMILKNLWKQKLQISQNNLLNSRFKICSSSSISTKSSKLSKIKKTENPNSKNKNQPQNFTSLFNEIREILGTESVMPYESANLNDTQFVNLSSCHGSVRENAKQSTELEDSLSCTELVCENAKLSTKLEDSSFCTERVRGNAEMRIELKDSSCACGDVKQSVELEMMNLHEGTRVEDLVKRDVSPIVHKITGILRSECDVIAMEERLESAGFEYNEEVVEKVLKRCFKVPRLALRFFDWLKTREGFSHTTETYNTMIYMAADCKEFRLVDELVEEMERSSCRKNLKTWSILLSHYGNGKLIGKALSMFEQLKKLGYEPDLRAYTIMLSSLCNAGKADIALEYFNEMIHKGLMLDEATSGQLLKCLANSGNIAAVHKAGDDMIRVCSIPENHVYRLMLKSFCIAGRITEALELIRDLKSKNMNLDSEIFTTLVKGLCKAERINDALEIVEILKKRNGADEKVYAVLISAYLRRNEISKALNLFQSMKDSESLLNVSTYTNLMQHLFRVKEFQEALNLYNEMTEMGVKLDAVAATAVVAGYIIQNRISEMWEVFQNMKDKGIVFTRKSYLIFVKELTKVSGTTDIFKVLNEMKASKMCIGNDIFQYVISYLERKGDMKNINRIKLLQGGCKVHNHENGTCDVSSQRERYLESNYENLEQVSSAHDMPEATSKSSIECDVREICQILISSRDWYLIQEQLEKCNKQFTPEIVMEVLRNFKLQGRLALQFFSWVEKQSSYRHTTESYNTAIKIAGQGKDFTQMRNLFSDIRRNGCLVTAHTWTIMIMQYGRTGLTDIAVRTFKEMKHSGCKPTESTYKALITSLCQKKGRRIDEAVKIFQEMIQVGYSPDKELIEDYLGCLCELGKLRDARSCTESLLKLGFSTPLAYSLYIRSLCRAWRLEEALALINEVDDEQHVLSQYVYGSLVHGLLQKGNLEEALARIESMKQTGIHPTVHVYTSLIGYFFKVKQVRKALETFKEMKDSGCQPTIVTYSALIRGYMNVGKVSEARDVFHQMKKNGPYPDFKAYSMFISCLCRIGNSEEALQLISEMLDIGIIPSTINYRTVFYGLNREGKQDLAKTVLHMKFDVKRRRKFLT is encoded by the coding sequence ATGTTTCAAAGTagaatgattttgaagaatctATGGAAACAAAAGCttcaaatttctcaaaataatctGTTGAATTCAAGATTCAAGATTTGTTCATCTTCTTCGATTTCCACAAAATCATCTAAGCTTagcaaaatcaagaaaactgaAAACCCGAATTCGAAAAACAAGAATCAACCCCAGAATTTCACTTCACTCTTCAATGAAATCAGAGAGATTTTAGGAACAGAGAGTGTAATGCCATATGAATCCGCAAATTTAAACGACACCCAGTTCGTAAATTTATCGTCCTGCCATGGAAGTGTTCGAGAAAATGCCAAGCAGAGTACAGAGCTGGAGGATTCATTATCTTGCACAGAACTTGTTTGTGAAAATGCCAAGCTGAGTACAAAGCTGGAGGATTCATCGTTTTGCACGGAACGTGTTCGTGGAAATGCTGAGATGAGGATAGAGCTGAAGGATTCATCATGTGCTTGTGGAGATGTGAAGCAGAGTGTAGAGCTGGAAATGATGAATTTACACGAAGGTACTCGGGTTGAGGATTTGGTGAAAAGGGATGTTAGTCCTATTGTTCACAAGATTACGGGGATTTTGAGGAGTGAATGTGATGTGATCGCGATGGAGGAACGGTTGGAAAGTGCAGGTTTTGAGTATAACGAGGAGGTCGTTGAGAAGGTTTTGAAGAGGTGTTTTAAAGTTCCACGTTTAGCTTTGAGGTTTTTCGATTGGTTGAAAACAAGAGAAGGGTTTAGTCATACTACGGAGACTTATAACACGATGATTTACATGGCTGCGGACTGTAAGGAGTTCCGTTTGGTTGATGAATTGGTGGAAGAAATGGAGAGGAGTTCTTGTCGGAAAAACCTTAAGACGTGGAGCATTTTGCTATCGCATTATGGGAATGGTAAGTTGATTGGCAAAGCGTTGTCAATGTTTGAACAGTTGAAGAAGTTAGGTTATGAGCCCGATTTAAGGGCTTATACGATCATGTTGAGTTCACTTTGTAATGCTGGAAAAGCAGACATAGCTTTGGAGTACTTCAACGAAATGATCCACAAAGGCTTGATGTTGGATGAAGCTACGTCTGGACAATTACTCAAATGCTTGGCTAACTCCGGAAATATTGCTGCAGTTCACAAAGCTGGTGACGACATGATAAGGGTTTGTAGTATTCCAGAAAACCACGTTTACAGGCTTATGCTTAAGAGTTTCTGCATCGCTGGGAGGATTACAGAAGCTTTGGAGTTGATTCGTGATCTGAAAAGTAAAAACATGAACCTTGACTCTGAAATTTTTACGACATTGGTGAAAGGACTGTGCAAGGCTGAGAGGATCAATGATGCATTGGAGattgttgaaattttgaagaaaagaaacgGTGCTGATGAGAAGGTTTATGCAGTCCTTATAAGTGCATACTTGAGGAGAAATGAAATTTCAAAGGCACTTAATCTGTTTCAGAGCATGAAAGATTCGGAAAGTTTGCTCAACGTTTCGACTTATACCAATCTGATGCAGCACCTTTTCAGGGTTAAAGAGTTTCAAGAAGCGTTGAACCTCTATAATGAGATGACAGAGATGGGAGTTAAATTGGATGCTGTTGCAGCAACTGCTGTAGTTGCCGGTTATATCATCCAAAACCGTATTTCTGAAATGTGGGAAGTGTTCCAGAATATGAAGGATAAAGGAATTGTCTTTACTCGGAAATCGTACCTCATATTTGTCAAGGAACTTACCAAGGTGTCAGGGACAACGGATATTTTCAAGGTTCTGAATGAAATGAAGGCCTCTAAGATGTGTATTGGAAACGATATCTTCCAGTATGTTATTTCGTATCTGGAGAGAAAAGGAGATATGAAGAACATCAACAGGATCAAGCTGCTACAGGGGGGTTGTAAAGTTCACAATCACGAAAATGGAACATGTGATGTGAGCAGTCAACGAGAACGATACTTGGAGTCGAATTATGAAAACCTAGAACAAGTGTCCTCAGCTCATGACATGCCAGAGGCAACTTCAAAATCCTCTATTGAATGTGATGTACGTGAGatttgccaaattttgatttcaTCGAGGGATTGGTACTTAATACAAGAACAATTGGAGAAATGCAACAAACAGTTCACCCCAGAAATCGTCATGGAAGTTTTGCGTAATTTCAAGCTGCAAGGTCGGTTAGCATTGCAATTTTTCTCTTGGGTTGAGAAGCAAAGTAGTTACAGACATACAACGGAATCCTACAACACGGCTATTAAAATAGCAGGACAGGGCAAGGATTTCACTCAGATGAGAAATCTATTCTCCGATATTAGGAGAAATGGTTGCTTAGTAACAGCTCATACCTGGACAATCATGATAATGCAGTATGGGAGAACAGGACTAACCGATATTGCTGTTCGTacttttaaagaaatgaaacaCAGCGGTTGTAAACCGACAGAAAGTACCTACAAAGCTCTGATTACATCTCTTTGTCAGAAAAAAGGTAGGAGAATTGATGAAGCAGTAAAAATATTCCAGGAGATGATTCAAGTTGGATACAGTCCTGATAAAGAACTAATCGAAGATTATCTTGGTTGTTTATGTGAACTTGGTAAACTAAGGGATGCCAGAAGCTGTACCGAATCTTTACTAAAGCTCGGTTTTAGTACCCCTTTAGCATACTCATTGTACATTAGATCACTTTGTCGAGCATGGAGGCTGGAAGAGGCTTTAGCATTGATCAACGAAGTTGATGACGAGCAACACGTCTTGAGCCAGTACGTCTATGGAAGTTTAGTCCACGGACTACTACAAAAAGGGAACTTAGAAGAAGCATTAGCAAGAATCGAATCCATGAAGCAGACCGGCATTCATCCAACAGTCCATGTATATACTTCCTTGATTGGCTACTTCTTCAAAGTGAAACAGGTCAGAAAGGCTCTTGAAACTTTCAAAGAAATGAAAGATTCAGGCTGTCAACCAACTATAGTTACCTACTCAGCGTTAATACGAGGGTATATGAACGTGGGAAAAGTTTCCGAGGCTCGGGATGTGTTTCAtcagatgaagaagaatggacCATATCCTGATTTCAAGGCATACTCCATGTTCATCTCTTGTCTATGTAGAATTGGTAATTCTGAAGAAGCTCTTCAACTTATATCTGAAATGTTGGATATTGGGATTATTCCAAGTACAATTAATTATAGAACTGTCTTTTATGGGCTCAATAGAGAAGGTAAACAAGATTTAGCAAAGACTGTATTACATATGAAGTTTGATGTGAAAAGGAGGAGAAAGTTTCtaacttga